In Dietzia sp. ANT_WB102, a genomic segment contains:
- a CDS encoding thymidine phosphorylase has translation MSAGHDAVRIIEAKRDGRELDDDEIDWIVDGFTRGVVAPEQMSALAMAIYFRGMTDPEITRWTSAMVGSGTRMDLSGLTRGGAVVPTVDKHSTGGVGDAITLVLTPLLATWDVAVPQLSGRGLGHTGGTLDKLESIPGWRADLDASEMRTVLARTGAVICSAGPDLAPADRALYALRDVTGTVPSIPMIAASIMSKKIAEGTGALVLDVKYGSGAFRPDPADARELARVMVAIGAASGVRTSALVTANHTPLGRAVGNALEVAECLEILAGGGPPDMVDLTCALAAEALSAVGIDDADPRDRLADGRAMDSFRAMISAQGGDPEAPLPRAAHVEQLRAAVSGPIQWNALRVGRASWLSGAGRTRPGEDVDPGAGVVLRRVEGDHVRAGDVVATVHANAEERLPGALAELAAAFGAGSDRGPAGAVAERLRSW, from the coding sequence GTGAGCGCGGGCCACGACGCCGTGCGGATCATCGAGGCAAAGAGGGACGGGCGGGAACTCGACGACGACGAGATCGACTGGATAGTCGACGGGTTCACCCGCGGGGTGGTCGCACCAGAGCAGATGTCCGCGCTCGCGATGGCGATCTACTTCCGCGGGATGACGGATCCGGAGATCACCCGGTGGACTTCGGCGATGGTGGGCTCCGGCACCAGGATGGACCTGTCCGGGCTGACCCGCGGCGGCGCGGTGGTGCCCACTGTTGACAAGCACTCCACCGGCGGGGTGGGCGACGCGATCACTCTCGTACTGACCCCGCTCCTGGCGACCTGGGACGTCGCGGTGCCGCAATTGTCCGGCCGGGGGCTCGGCCACACCGGTGGAACCCTCGACAAGCTCGAGTCGATCCCCGGCTGGCGCGCGGATCTCGACGCCAGCGAGATGAGAACCGTGCTGGCGCGCACCGGGGCGGTGATCTGCTCCGCGGGGCCCGACCTCGCCCCCGCCGACCGCGCGCTCTACGCGCTGCGGGATGTCACCGGCACCGTGCCGTCCATCCCGATGATCGCCGCGTCCATCATGAGCAAGAAGATCGCCGAGGGCACCGGGGCACTGGTATTGGACGTCAAGTACGGCTCCGGTGCATTCCGGCCGGACCCCGCGGACGCTCGAGAACTCGCACGCGTGATGGTGGCGATCGGTGCGGCCTCCGGGGTGCGGACCAGCGCCCTGGTGACCGCCAACCACACCCCGTTGGGTCGAGCCGTGGGCAACGCGCTCGAGGTGGCCGAGTGTCTGGAGATCCTCGCAGGTGGGGGGCCTCCCGACATGGTCGACCTGACCTGCGCATTGGCGGCGGAGGCGCTGTCAGCGGTGGGGATCGACGACGCCGATCCGAGGGACCGGCTGGCCGACGGGCGGGCGATGGACTCCTTCCGGGCGATGATCTCCGCCCAGGGGGGAGACCCAGAGGCGCCGCTTCCGCGGGCCGCCCACGTCGAGCAGTTGCGGGCCGCGGTCTCGGGCCCGATTCAGTGGAACGCGCTCAGGGTCGGCCGTGCGTCGTGGTTGTCCGGCGCGGGTCGGACCCGCCCAGGAGAGGATGTTGATCCGGGCGCCGGCGTGGTGTTGCGCCGTGTCGAGGGCGACCACGTTCGCGCCGGCGATGTGGTCGCCACGGTCCACGCCAATGCCGAGGAACGTCTGCCCGGTGCGCTCGCCGAACTCGCGGCCGCGTTCGGGGCCGGCTCGGATCGCGGCCCCGCCGGCGCGGTGGCCGAACGACTCCGCAGCTGGTGA
- the sdhC gene encoding succinate dehydrogenase, cytochrome b556 subunit, giving the protein MSIAQAPARPAPTKKLNIYKGDPGMWAWVAHRISGVAIFFFLFVHVLDTALVTVSPESYNAVIDSYKTPIVGLMEIGLVALVLFHGLNGLRIVLIDFWSKGPKYQRQMLWTVLAIWVVVFAAATARLLFILFEHL; this is encoded by the coding sequence ATGAGTATTGCGCAGGCGCCGGCGCGTCCGGCCCCCACAAAGAAGCTCAACATCTACAAGGGTGACCCGGGGATGTGGGCGTGGGTCGCCCACCGTATCTCCGGCGTCGCGATCTTCTTCTTCCTCTTCGTCCACGTGCTTGACACCGCACTGGTCACGGTGAGCCCGGAGAGTTACAACGCGGTCATCGACTCGTACAAGACCCCGATCGTCGGCCTCATGGAGATCGGACTCGTCGCGCTCGTGCTCTTCCACGGGCTCAACGGTCTCCGGATCGTCCTTATCGACTTCTGGTCGAAGGGCCCGAAGTACCAGCGCCAGATGCTGTGGACGGTCCTCGCGATCTGGGTCGTGGTGTTCGCCGCCGCGACCGCGCGCCTTCTCTTCATCCTCTTCGAGCACCTCTAA
- a CDS encoding cytidine deaminase: MTQDETAAQHSANVDSLTAAARSAALGAYRPYSGLGVGAAGLAVGPDADQPAGDSDGRVRIVVGCNVENASYGLTLCAECSLVSDLHRTGGGRLLEIVVVSHAGEPLAPCGRCRQLLHEHGGPSLVVHTARGAVPLGDLLPDAFGPGDLA; this comes from the coding sequence GTGACGCAGGATGAAACCGCAGCGCAACACAGCGCAAATGTCGACAGTCTCACCGCGGCCGCCCGCAGTGCCGCCCTCGGCGCTTACCGTCCGTACTCCGGCCTGGGGGTGGGGGCGGCCGGCCTGGCCGTCGGCCCGGACGCGGATCAACCTGCCGGTGACTCCGACGGGCGGGTGCGGATCGTCGTCGGGTGCAACGTCGAGAACGCGTCCTACGGCCTCACGCTGTGCGCGGAGTGCTCACTCGTGTCCGACCTCCACCGCACCGGCGGTGGGCGACTGCTCGAGATCGTCGTCGTCTCCCACGCCGGCGAGCCCCTCGCGCCGTGCGGGCGGTGTCGGCAACTTCTCCACGAACACGGCGGCCCGTCACTGGTGGTCCACACCGCGCGCGGCGCGGTTCCCCTCGGTGACCTCCTGCCGGACGCCTTCGGGCCAGGAGATCTGGCGTGA